A window from Leifsonia shinshuensis encodes these proteins:
- a CDS encoding DNA translocase FtsK encodes MATSTKSSSRARNSGRGGSTARKPASKTAQQKTVAYPAADAGPSPLIRAWMGLAHLTGAAFRALGPEKLSKEERRDGFPFFLVLLAIAGAVVEWFLINDQVARTLDAWTFGGLFGRVAFALPVVMVLFAAWLFRHPSSVHDNTRIGIGLSILLLMVSGLCHLFSPHPSPSDGMAALAQAGGVLGWLIAAPLSLVITPYGAGAVVILLLILSLFIITKTPPNKLPARIRELYAYLFGAQLPTEEERQEAKAAAKENTSKQVELDGLDDDEPEAQGNLPWWRRNKSQREEDPEFDPAADGLTDVFGTPQRGKGEFATPLEPDPSSDHYNTEVLSELAHAEDALQRFTGEQPPTAVAPLPSPGVPGAGAVLPGFQAGADDFDEEAAAPALPQPAAPYNLPSASMLSAGTPAKTRSGANDEIVAAITEVLTQFGVDAKVTGYSRGPTVTQYEIELGPGVKVERVTALSKNLSYAVASNEVRILSPIPGKSAIGVEIPNTDREIVSLGDVLRSPAATKSVHPMTIGVGKDVGGGYVVANLAKMPHLLVAGSTGSGKSSFVNSMITSVLMRAKPSEVRMVLIDPKRVELTIYGGVPHLITPIITNPKKAAEALQWVVKEMDMRYDDLASFGFRHIDDFNRAVVNDEIVLPAGSERKLKPYPYLLVVVDELADLMMVAPRDVEDSIVRITQLARASGIHLVLATQRPSVDVVTGLIKANVPSRLAFAVTSVTDSRVILDQPGADKLIGQGDALFLPMGASKAVRVQGAWVNEEEIQKVVEHVTRQARPEYRQDVTAGAEKKQIDSDIGDDLELLLAAAELVVSSQFGSTSMLQRKLRVGFAKAGRLMDLLESREIVGPSEGSKARDVLVTAEQLPQVLARLRGEEPPAQASAAPSGATSSASAAASSVAGGAVAGGAVGAVPGPASGYEDDDHDRYGVDPVAEMTAGYPEVEGDSDEDAWQLTDRE; translated from the coding sequence ATGGCCACGAGCACCAAGTCGAGTTCCCGCGCCCGGAACTCCGGCCGCGGCGGATCGACCGCGCGCAAGCCGGCGTCGAAGACCGCGCAGCAGAAGACGGTCGCGTACCCGGCGGCCGACGCCGGTCCGAGCCCGCTCATCCGCGCCTGGATGGGGCTCGCCCACCTGACCGGCGCCGCCTTCCGCGCCCTCGGTCCCGAGAAGCTGAGCAAGGAGGAGCGGCGCGACGGCTTCCCGTTCTTCCTGGTCCTGCTCGCGATCGCCGGTGCGGTCGTCGAGTGGTTCCTCATCAACGACCAGGTCGCCCGCACGCTCGACGCCTGGACCTTCGGCGGCCTGTTCGGCCGGGTGGCGTTCGCGCTGCCCGTCGTGATGGTGCTGTTCGCCGCCTGGCTCTTCCGCCATCCCAGCTCGGTCCACGACAACACGCGCATCGGCATCGGCCTCAGCATCCTGCTGCTCATGGTCTCCGGGCTGTGCCACCTGTTCAGTCCGCATCCGTCGCCGAGTGACGGGATGGCGGCCCTCGCACAAGCGGGCGGCGTGCTGGGGTGGCTCATCGCCGCGCCGCTCTCGCTGGTGATCACGCCGTACGGCGCGGGCGCCGTGGTGATCCTGCTCCTCATCCTGAGCCTGTTCATCATCACGAAGACCCCGCCGAACAAGCTCCCCGCCCGCATCCGGGAGCTGTACGCCTATCTCTTCGGCGCGCAGCTGCCGACGGAGGAGGAGCGCCAGGAGGCCAAGGCAGCCGCCAAGGAGAACACCTCCAAGCAGGTGGAGCTCGACGGCCTCGATGACGACGAGCCGGAGGCCCAGGGGAATCTGCCCTGGTGGCGGCGCAACAAGTCCCAGCGCGAAGAGGACCCGGAGTTCGACCCCGCGGCCGACGGCCTCACCGACGTGTTCGGCACGCCGCAGCGCGGCAAGGGCGAGTTCGCCACGCCCCTCGAGCCCGACCCGTCGAGCGACCACTACAACACCGAGGTGCTCAGCGAGCTCGCCCACGCCGAGGATGCGCTGCAGCGCTTCACCGGGGAGCAGCCGCCGACCGCCGTCGCACCGCTGCCCTCGCCGGGCGTCCCCGGCGCCGGTGCGGTGCTGCCCGGCTTCCAGGCCGGCGCCGACGATTTCGACGAGGAGGCGGCGGCCCCGGCCCTTCCGCAGCCCGCCGCGCCCTACAACCTGCCGTCCGCATCCATGCTGTCGGCGGGAACCCCCGCGAAGACCCGCTCGGGCGCCAACGACGAGATCGTCGCCGCCATCACCGAGGTGCTCACCCAGTTCGGTGTGGATGCGAAGGTGACGGGCTACTCGCGCGGCCCGACAGTGACCCAGTACGAGATCGAGCTCGGACCGGGCGTGAAGGTCGAGCGCGTGACGGCGCTCAGCAAGAACCTGTCGTACGCGGTCGCGAGCAACGAAGTCCGCATCCTGTCGCCCATCCCGGGCAAGAGCGCCATCGGCGTCGAGATCCCGAACACGGATCGCGAGATCGTCTCCCTCGGCGACGTGCTCCGCTCGCCGGCGGCCACCAAGAGCGTCCACCCGATGACCATCGGCGTCGGCAAAGACGTCGGTGGCGGCTACGTCGTCGCCAACCTCGCCAAGATGCCGCACCTCCTGGTGGCCGGCTCGACCGGCTCCGGAAAGTCCAGCTTCGTGAACTCGATGATCACGAGCGTCCTCATGCGGGCGAAGCCGTCCGAGGTGCGGATGGTGCTCATCGACCCGAAGCGCGTGGAGCTGACGATCTACGGCGGCGTCCCGCACCTGATCACCCCCATCATCACGAACCCGAAGAAGGCCGCGGAGGCCTTGCAGTGGGTCGTGAAGGAGATGGACATGAGGTACGACGACCTGGCGAGCTTCGGCTTCCGCCACATCGACGACTTCAACCGCGCCGTCGTCAACGACGAGATCGTCCTCCCGGCCGGCAGCGAGCGGAAGCTAAAGCCCTACCCGTACCTGCTGGTCGTGGTGGACGAGCTCGCCGACCTGATGATGGTCGCCCCGCGCGACGTCGAGGACTCGATCGTGCGCATCACGCAGCTCGCACGCGCATCCGGCATCCACCTCGTGCTCGCGACGCAGCGGCCGTCGGTCGACGTCGTCACCGGCCTCATCAAGGCCAACGTGCCTTCGCGCCTTGCGTTCGCCGTTACGAGCGTCACCGACTCGCGGGTCATCCTCGACCAGCCCGGCGCCGACAAGCTGATCGGGCAGGGTGACGCCCTGTTCCTCCCGATGGGCGCCTCCAAGGCCGTGCGCGTGCAGGGCGCGTGGGTGAACGAGGAGGAGATCCAGAAGGTCGTCGAGCACGTCACCCGCCAGGCCCGGCCCGAGTACCGGCAGGACGTCACCGCCGGAGCGGAGAAGAAGCAGATCGACTCCGACATCGGCGACGACCTGGAGCTGCTGCTCGCCGCGGCAGAGCTCGTCGTGTCGTCGCAGTTCGGGTCCACGTCCATGCTGCAGCGCAAGCTCCGCGTCGGCTTCGCCAAGGCGGGCCGCCTGATGGACCTGCTCGAGTCGCGGGAGATCGTGGGCCCGTCCGAGGGGTCGAAGGCCCGGGATGTGCTGGTGACCGCCGAGCAGCTGCCGCAGGTGCTCGCCCGGCTGCGCGGCGAGGAGCCGCCGGCGCAGGCGTCCGCTGCTCCGTCGGGTGCCACGTCCAGCGCTTCTGCGGCCGCTTCGTCGGTCGCGGGCGGAGCTGTCGCCGGCGGAGCCGTCGGCGCGGTGCCGGGCCCCGCCTCCGGCTACGAGGACGACGACCACGACCGCTACGGAGTCGATCCTGTGGCGGAGATGACCGCGGGCTATCCTGAGGTCGAGGGCGACTCCGACGAGGACGCCTGGCAGCTGACCGACAGGGAGTAG
- a CDS encoding GNAT family N-acetyltransferase, protein MNAFRIRPAVGQDARVLADMLVEAANWNPVRSRTRVTVMEDPTVLHYIAGWQRPGDFGCVAEDARGVAVGACWARLFPADRPGYGFVAPGVPELTLGVYPPWRAQGVGRALLRELSREAAARGHARLSLSVERENFAQRLYVSEGFVTVAAGERSDTMVRTVR, encoded by the coding sequence ATGAACGCGTTCCGCATCCGCCCGGCCGTCGGCCAGGATGCCCGCGTGCTGGCGGACATGCTGGTCGAGGCCGCCAACTGGAACCCGGTGCGCTCCCGCACGCGGGTCACGGTGATGGAGGACCCGACCGTCCTGCACTACATCGCCGGCTGGCAGCGTCCCGGCGACTTCGGCTGTGTGGCCGAGGACGCCCGGGGAGTGGCGGTCGGTGCGTGCTGGGCGCGGCTGTTCCCCGCCGACCGGCCGGGCTACGGATTCGTGGCGCCCGGGGTGCCCGAGCTGACCCTGGGCGTCTACCCGCCGTGGCGCGCGCAGGGCGTCGGGCGGGCGCTGCTCCGCGAGCTCTCCCGGGAGGCGGCCGCCCGCGGTCATGCCCGGCTGAGCCTGAGCGTCGAGCGCGAGAACTTCGCGCAGCGGCTCTACGTCAGCGAGGGGTTCGTGACGGTGGCCGCGGGGGAGCGCTCCGACACGATGGTGCGCACAGTCCGCTGA
- a CDS encoding ribonuclease J, with the protein MPNPVAEPPALEPGTLRIIPTGGLGEIGRNMTVFEYEGKLLIVDCGVLFPEQDQPGVDLILPDFAPVRDRLDDVVGVVLTHGHEDHIGAVPYLLKLRRDIPLIGSGLTLALVEAKLKEHRIQPYTFTVKEGQVEQLGPFSLEFVAVNHSIPDALAVAITTPAGVVLHTGDFKMDQLPLDDRLTDLRAFARLGEKGVDLFLADSTNADVPGFTPLERSIGPVLDTVIARAPRRVIVASFSSHVHRVQQVLDAAAANGRRVALLGRSMVRNMTIAAELGYLKVPEGVLIDYKKAADLPDDEIVYMSTGSQGEPMAVLARMANLDHQIEVGHGDTVILASSLIPGNENAVYRVIDGLTKLGANVVHKGNAKVHVSGHAAAGELLYCYNILKPRNVMPVHGEYRHLVANARLAMDTGVPEENTILAEDGSVVDLRDGVARVVGQLDLGFVYVDGSSVGEITDADLKDRRILGEEGFISIIVVVEAASGRIVTGPEVHARGFAEDDAVFDDVKPKIAAALAEAAHNGVRDSHALSQVVRRTVGRWVNTSYRRRPMIVPLVIEA; encoded by the coding sequence ATGCCCAATCCCGTCGCCGAGCCGCCCGCGCTCGAGCCAGGAACGCTCCGCATCATCCCGACGGGCGGTCTCGGCGAGATCGGCCGCAACATGACCGTCTTCGAATACGAGGGCAAGCTGCTCATCGTCGACTGCGGCGTGCTGTTCCCCGAGCAGGACCAGCCCGGGGTCGACCTGATCCTCCCCGACTTCGCCCCGGTCCGCGACCGGCTCGACGACGTGGTGGGCGTCGTGCTCACCCACGGGCACGAGGACCACATCGGCGCCGTTCCCTACCTGCTGAAGCTCCGGCGCGACATCCCCCTGATCGGCTCCGGCCTGACCCTCGCGCTCGTGGAGGCGAAGCTCAAGGAGCACCGCATCCAGCCGTACACCTTCACGGTGAAGGAGGGACAGGTCGAGCAGCTCGGCCCGTTCTCGCTCGAGTTCGTCGCGGTCAACCACTCCATCCCCGACGCGCTCGCGGTCGCCATCACCACGCCCGCGGGCGTCGTGCTGCACACCGGCGACTTCAAGATGGACCAGCTGCCGCTCGACGACCGGCTCACCGACCTCCGTGCGTTCGCCCGGCTGGGGGAGAAGGGCGTCGACCTCTTCCTCGCCGACTCGACCAACGCCGACGTTCCGGGGTTCACCCCGCTGGAGCGCTCGATCGGCCCGGTGCTCGACACGGTCATCGCCCGCGCCCCGCGCCGGGTGATCGTCGCGAGCTTCTCCAGCCACGTGCACCGCGTGCAGCAGGTGCTCGACGCCGCCGCCGCGAACGGCCGCCGGGTGGCACTCCTCGGCCGCTCCATGGTGCGCAACATGACGATCGCCGCCGAGCTCGGGTACCTCAAGGTGCCGGAGGGCGTCCTGATCGACTACAAGAAGGCGGCCGACCTCCCGGACGACGAGATCGTCTACATGTCGACGGGCTCGCAGGGCGAGCCGATGGCCGTCCTGGCGCGCATGGCGAACCTCGACCACCAGATCGAGGTCGGCCACGGCGACACCGTCATCCTCGCCTCCAGCCTGATCCCGGGCAACGAGAACGCGGTGTACCGCGTCATCGACGGCCTGACCAAGCTCGGCGCCAACGTGGTGCACAAGGGCAACGCCAAGGTGCACGTCTCCGGCCACGCGGCCGCGGGCGAGCTGCTCTACTGCTACAACATCCTGAAGCCGCGCAACGTGATGCCGGTGCACGGCGAGTACCGTCATCTGGTCGCCAACGCCCGGCTCGCCATGGACACCGGCGTGCCGGAGGAGAACACGATCCTCGCCGAGGACGGCTCGGTCGTCGACCTCCGCGACGGCGTCGCCCGCGTGGTCGGCCAGCTCGACCTCGGCTTCGTCTACGTCGACGGCTCCAGCGTCGGCGAGATCACGGACGCCGACCTCAAGGACCGCCGGATCCTCGGCGAAGAGGGCTTCATCTCCATCATCGTCGTCGTCGAGGCGGCCTCCGGGCGCATCGTCACCGGGCCCGAGGTGCACGCGCGCGGCTTCGCGGAGGACGACGCGGTGTTCGACGACGTCAAGCCGAAGATCGCCGCCGCGCTCGCGGAGGCCGCGCACAACGGCGTCCGCGACTCGCACGCGCTGTCACAGGTCGTGCGCCGCACCGTCGGCCGCTGGGTGAACACCAGCTACCGCCGCCGTCCGATGATCGTGCCGCTCGTCATCGAGGCGTAG
- the dapA gene encoding 4-hydroxy-tetrahydrodipicolinate synthase has product MSSPANPFGQVLVALVTPFTADGEVDWAAVEKHIDDVIQAGADGIVVTGTTGETSTLTDPEKLRLVEVGKSVADGRAKIITGGGSNETAHAIQLYQQSEKAGADGVMVVTPYYNKPTQAGILTHFRMIADATDLPVILYDIPGRTGVPIRYETILRIAKHPNVLAIKDAKGDFSEVSRVLNQTDLMYFSGDDANVLPHLSIGASGLIGVTANIAATPYRQIVDAVNAGDLATATAAHKKLEPLVRAVMTHVPGTVAAKYILHGLGRISSPRVRLPLVGPEEWEAAQIEDELDLVKDIPGVDFSNFRPDRNAAAGGALPKIAGTTR; this is encoded by the coding sequence ATGTCATCCCCCGCGAACCCGTTCGGCCAGGTGCTCGTCGCCCTGGTCACACCGTTCACCGCCGACGGCGAAGTGGACTGGGCCGCGGTCGAGAAGCACATCGACGACGTCATCCAGGCGGGCGCCGACGGCATCGTCGTCACGGGCACCACCGGCGAGACGTCGACGCTGACCGACCCGGAGAAGCTGCGGCTGGTCGAGGTCGGCAAGTCGGTGGCCGACGGGCGCGCCAAGATCATCACCGGCGGCGGCTCCAACGAGACGGCGCACGCCATCCAGCTCTACCAGCAGAGCGAGAAGGCCGGGGCGGACGGCGTCATGGTCGTCACCCCGTACTACAACAAGCCGACGCAGGCGGGCATCCTGACCCACTTCCGGATGATCGCCGACGCGACCGACCTGCCGGTGATCCTCTACGACATCCCTGGCCGCACGGGCGTGCCGATCCGCTACGAGACCATCCTCCGCATCGCCAAGCACCCCAATGTCCTGGCCATCAAAGACGCGAAGGGCGACTTCAGCGAGGTCAGCCGCGTGCTCAACCAGACCGACCTGATGTACTTCTCGGGCGACGACGCCAACGTGCTGCCGCACCTGTCGATCGGCGCGAGCGGCCTGATCGGGGTCACCGCAAACATCGCGGCGACTCCGTACCGGCAGATCGTCGACGCGGTCAACGCCGGCGACCTCGCCACCGCGACCGCCGCCCACAAGAAGCTCGAACCGCTGGTGCGCGCGGTCATGACCCACGTGCCGGGCACCGTCGCGGCCAAGTACATCCTCCACGGCCTCGGCCGCATCTCCAGCCCGCGCGTGCGACTGCCGCTCGTGGGCCCGGAGGAGTGGGAGGCCGCCCAGATCGAGGACGAGCTCGACCTGGTGAAGGACATCCCCGGCGTCGACTTCTCGAACTTCCGTCCCGACCGCAACGCGGCCGCGGGCGGCGCGCTCCCGAAGATCGCCGGGACCACTCGCTGA
- a CDS encoding OsmC family peroxiredoxin, which produces MAVTSESTTVWNGDLTSGSGTVTLDSSHAAELAVNWKARSQGGAEVTTPEELLGAAHAACFSMAFSNVLAQFGNAPESIRTSAAVTFDPAQGITGSHLRVTATVPGLSEDDFQRLADEAKSTCPVSRALVGIPITLDATLA; this is translated from the coding sequence ATGGCAGTCACCAGCGAATCCACCACCGTCTGGAACGGCGATCTGACGAGCGGATCGGGCACGGTCACCCTCGACTCGTCCCACGCCGCCGAGCTGGCCGTCAACTGGAAGGCGCGTTCGCAGGGCGGCGCCGAGGTCACCACCCCCGAAGAGCTTCTGGGAGCCGCGCACGCAGCCTGCTTCTCCATGGCGTTCTCCAACGTGCTGGCGCAGTTCGGCAACGCGCCGGAGAGCATCCGGACGAGCGCCGCCGTCACCTTCGACCCGGCCCAGGGCATCACCGGCAGCCACCTGCGGGTCACGGCCACCGTGCCCGGCCTCTCGGAGGACGACTTCCAGCGGCTGGCCGACGAGGCCAAGAGCACCTGCCCGGTCTCGCGCGCCCTGGTCGGCATCCCGATCACCCTCGACGCGACGCTCGCCTGA
- a CDS encoding TIGR01777 family oxidoreductase, translating into MKVLLAGASGMIGGELRAQLAEAGHEARRLVRREPSAPDEFRWDPAARTVDSALFDWADGVINLSGASLQHLPWTRATKRRILSSRLQATGTLADGMRRADSPPAVFVSGSAVGYYGDRPGQELTEAAGKGRGFLSDVVDAWEAAARLAPSATRVALARTGVVVGRGGAMKPLLPIAKAGLAGPLGSGRQHWPWVSLHDEAAAIVHLLGSALEGPVNIAGPTPATAGELVRALAEAVRRPYFVPVPRFAIELALQDAGRELLLADQLVVPRKLLDDGFVFRDETVQDAMDRLVEVRAA; encoded by the coding sequence ATGAAGGTGCTGCTCGCCGGCGCGTCCGGCATGATCGGCGGCGAGCTGCGCGCGCAGCTCGCCGAGGCGGGTCACGAGGCGCGGCGGCTCGTCCGCCGCGAGCCGTCCGCCCCCGACGAGTTCCGCTGGGACCCGGCGGCCCGGACCGTCGACAGCGCCCTCTTCGACTGGGCGGACGGTGTGATCAACCTGTCGGGGGCCTCGCTGCAGCACCTGCCGTGGACGCGCGCGACCAAGCGCCGCATCCTCTCCTCCCGCCTGCAGGCGACCGGCACCCTCGCCGACGGGATGCGCCGCGCCGACAGCCCGCCCGCCGTCTTCGTCAGCGGTTCGGCGGTCGGCTACTACGGTGACCGGCCGGGCCAGGAGCTCACCGAGGCCGCAGGCAAGGGCCGTGGCTTCCTGTCCGACGTCGTGGACGCGTGGGAGGCGGCGGCCCGGCTCGCGCCCTCCGCGACGCGCGTCGCGCTCGCCCGGACCGGCGTCGTCGTCGGACGCGGCGGGGCGATGAAGCCGCTCCTCCCGATCGCGAAGGCGGGGCTGGCCGGTCCGCTGGGGAGCGGCCGTCAGCACTGGCCCTGGGTCAGCCTGCACGACGAGGCCGCGGCCATCGTGCACCTGCTCGGCTCCGCGCTCGAGGGGCCGGTCAACATCGCCGGACCGACACCGGCGACGGCCGGCGAGCTGGTCCGAGCGCTGGCGGAAGCGGTCCGGCGGCCGTACTTCGTCCCCGTGCCGCGGTTCGCGATCGAGCTCGCCCTGCAAGACGCCGGCAGGGAGCTGCTGCTCGCCGACCAGCTGGTCGTGCCCCGCAAGCTGCTCGACGACGGCTTCGTCTTCCGCGACGAGACCGTTCAGGATGCGATGGACCGGCTCGTGGAGGTGCGCGCGGCCTAG
- a CDS encoding tetratricopeptide repeat protein, producing the protein MRNRLAALLMALLLLVYLVLVTQRAVLLIATGEPVGVAMGIALFVLPVIAAWAIGRELLFGMRTEQLVKRLDAEGGLPVEDLPTRASGRPLRDAADEQFPQYRAEVEAAPESWRAWFRLGLAYDASGDRRRAREALRQAIRLERAEAKAAR; encoded by the coding sequence ATGAGGAACCGCCTCGCCGCGCTGCTGATGGCGCTGCTGCTCCTGGTGTACCTGGTGCTGGTGACCCAGCGCGCCGTGCTGCTGATCGCGACCGGGGAGCCGGTCGGCGTCGCGATGGGGATCGCGCTGTTCGTGCTGCCGGTGATCGCCGCGTGGGCGATCGGCCGGGAGCTGCTGTTCGGGATGCGCACCGAGCAGCTGGTGAAGCGGCTCGACGCCGAGGGCGGTCTGCCGGTCGAGGACCTGCCGACGCGGGCGAGCGGCCGGCCGTTGCGGGATGCGGCGGACGAGCAGTTCCCGCAGTACCGCGCCGAGGTGGAGGCTGCGCCCGAGAGCTGGCGTGCCTGGTTCCGGCTGGGGCTCGCCTACGACGCCTCGGGGGACCGGCGACGAGCTCGCGAGGCGCTGCGCCAGGCCATCCGGCTGGAGCGCGCGGAGGCGAAGGCGGCGCGCTAG
- the dapB gene encoding 4-hydroxy-tetrahydrodipicolinate reductase, translating to MSIRVAVAGATGKLGSVAVRLIEQADDLELVARLDSRSPLDDMLGADVLVDMTLPQVSPGIVAFAVDHGLNVLVGTSGWSADRILDLERRVAQHEGRGAVVIPNFSLGSALGTAFATVAARFFDSIEIVEMHGAGKVDSPSGTAVRTAELIGAARAAKGPVEAPHSDQRARGQQVASVPIHSLRMRGAGAQQQVIFGGPGEQLTIRHDATGGEAYERGILLALRAAATATGVTVGLDKLIDLGIAEPSGEPPRPTVRDAGDDGTDPTR from the coding sequence GTGAGCATTCGCGTGGCCGTCGCCGGAGCGACTGGAAAACTGGGAAGCGTGGCGGTGCGCCTGATCGAGCAGGCCGACGACCTGGAGCTGGTGGCCCGGCTCGACTCCCGCTCACCCCTCGACGACATGCTCGGCGCCGACGTGCTGGTCGACATGACCCTGCCGCAGGTGAGCCCGGGCATCGTCGCCTTCGCCGTCGACCACGGGCTCAACGTCCTGGTCGGCACCTCCGGCTGGTCGGCGGACCGCATCCTCGACCTGGAGCGCCGCGTCGCCCAGCACGAGGGCCGGGGCGCGGTCGTCATCCCGAACTTCTCGCTGGGATCCGCTCTGGGAACGGCGTTCGCGACCGTTGCCGCGCGGTTCTTCGACTCGATCGAGATCGTGGAGATGCACGGCGCCGGCAAGGTCGACTCGCCCTCGGGCACCGCGGTCCGCACGGCCGAGCTCATCGGAGCAGCCCGCGCCGCGAAGGGGCCGGTGGAGGCGCCGCACTCGGACCAGCGGGCCCGCGGCCAGCAAGTGGCCAGCGTGCCCATCCACAGTCTCCGGATGCGCGGCGCGGGCGCCCAGCAGCAGGTGATCTTCGGCGGTCCGGGGGAGCAGCTGACCATCCGCCACGACGCCACCGGCGGCGAGGCGTACGAGCGCGGCATCCTGCTCGCGCTGCGTGCCGCGGCGACCGCGACCGGGGTGACGGTCGGCCTCGACAAGCTCATCGACCTCGGTATCGCCGAGCCGAGCGGCGAGCCCCCGCGCCCGACCGTGCGCGACGCCGGCGACGACGGCACCGACCCCACGCGATGA
- a CDS encoding GNAT family N-acetyltransferase codes for MVSFADVAVTDATAHRMLSDYFAERAETFPSVQGAYRTAFPDPGQFVAPNGVFLLAYDEGVEVGCGGVRELRVPLAETEDAAPIVRYEIKHLWVAPARRGNGYGRAILSELEQRARGFGATEVVLDTNSSLEAAGGLYRSHGYESIQPYNDNPNATDWFRKRLA; via the coding sequence ATGGTGTCTTTCGCAGACGTCGCCGTCACCGACGCGACCGCCCACCGGATGCTCTCCGACTACTTCGCCGAGCGCGCCGAGACCTTCCCCTCAGTGCAGGGCGCGTACCGCACGGCCTTCCCCGACCCGGGCCAGTTCGTGGCGCCGAACGGGGTGTTCCTGCTGGCGTACGACGAGGGCGTGGAGGTCGGCTGCGGCGGCGTCCGCGAGTTGCGCGTGCCGCTCGCGGAGACCGAGGACGCCGCGCCGATCGTCCGCTACGAGATCAAGCACCTGTGGGTCGCGCCCGCCCGTCGCGGCAACGGCTACGGCCGGGCGATCCTCTCCGAGCTGGAGCAGCGGGCGCGCGGCTTCGGCGCGACCGAGGTCGTGCTCGACACCAACTCGAGCCTGGAGGCGGCCGGCGGCCTCTACCGGTCCCACGGTTATGAGAGCATCCAGCCCTACAACGACAATCCGAACGCGACCGACTGGTTCCGCAAGCGGCTCGCGTAG
- a CDS encoding histidine phosphatase family protein, translating into MPHYLYLVRHGEQQDAEHGLPDGPLSPRGKRQAQLIAERLSGIPFTSMYHSPLNRAAETAAIMAERMPALEPQPSSLLFDCIPSGPTPDMPKAFESFFGPVTEAEIEAGRAQMDDAVHEFLTPAMGDRHDLLVTHNFVIGWFVRHVFDAPDWRWLGLNQANCGLTIIRVRSAKPPVLVVHNDLGHLPVELRTGLPELQPV; encoded by the coding sequence GTGCCCCACTACCTCTACCTCGTGCGCCACGGCGAGCAGCAGGATGCCGAGCACGGCCTGCCGGACGGCCCGCTCTCGCCGCGCGGCAAGCGCCAGGCGCAGCTCATCGCCGAGCGGCTCAGCGGCATCCCGTTCACCTCGATGTACCACTCGCCGCTGAACCGCGCGGCCGAGACGGCCGCGATCATGGCGGAGCGGATGCCCGCGCTCGAGCCGCAGCCGTCCAGCCTGCTGTTCGACTGCATCCCGTCGGGGCCGACGCCGGACATGCCGAAGGCGTTCGAGTCGTTCTTCGGTCCGGTCACCGAGGCCGAGATCGAGGCCGGGCGGGCGCAGATGGACGACGCCGTCCACGAGTTCCTCACCCCGGCGATGGGCGACCGGCACGACCTGCTGGTGACGCACAACTTCGTGATCGGATGGTTCGTTCGGCACGTCTTCGACGCCCCGGACTGGCGCTGGCTGGGTCTCAATCAGGCCAATTGCGGTCTCACGATCATCCGCGTGCGCTCGGCGAAGCCCCCGGTGCTCGTCGTGCACAACGACCTCGGGCACCTGCCCGTCGAGCTGCGCACCGGACTGCCGGAGCTCCAGCCGGTCTAG